In the Sedimentisphaera cyanobacteriorum genome, GCCATGTGGGAAGGCGACAGGTATACCGGCTACAACTACAACACCAGCTATCTTGGCTGGGCTGAACCGGTTGGCGGCTGGTCACCTTCCGAATATATCCCAACAGCGAGGATCACCGATATCCGCCGTCCGGCTGAGTGCGCCGTCTTCGGCGACGGCCAGTACGGCGACAACCAGGCCAATAAATTCATGCGAGCCCCATTTTCCAACCCGCGTGAAAAGGATATCAGTGATTCAGTACGATATGCCGGAACACAGGGCTTTCGGCACCTGGGGAAAACAAACGTAGCATTTGCCGATGGCCATTGTGAATCAAGAAAGGAAAGGTATACCAACACGCGTATCAACAGTGAATATATCAGCGACAATTGCGGTTTTCTTTCGGAAGATAATTCTTTGTACGATCTGGAGTGAATAAATATCATGGATGAAAAATGCTCAACATCAAAGAAATACAAACCCACCTTGACAATTTAACAAAACCGCCGGGAAGCCTCGGGCGACTTGAAGAAGTTGCAGCAAAGCTATGTTTCTGCCAGCAGACATTAAAGCCGCAAACCAGACCACGTCAAATAGTTTTGTTTGCCGCTGATCACGGCGTAGTCGAAGAAGGTGTATCTGCATGGCCTGCTGAAGTTACAGAATTGATGATTGATAATATTCTTAGCGGAGGAGCTGCCAGTAGTGTATTAGCCAAAACAACCCAGACGCAACTGAAACTTGTAGATGTCGGCTCATTATGTCAAAACAAAAAAGACAGTAAATTTTACAGGTGTGTGCAAATCGCTAAAGGTACAGCCAATCTTGCCAAAGTACCGGCTATGACTAAAGAACAATTTGAAAAATCGATGCAAATCGGCAAAGAAGAAGCAGAAAATGCTGTCAAGAATGGAGCAAAAATACTTGCTGCTGGTGAAATGGGAATCGGCAACACAACTGCGGCTTCCTGCCTTTCCGCTATATTGTGTGATGTACCGGTAGAAAATGTAATCGGCCCAGGAGCCGGAGCTGATGACAAAATATTATCCAGAAAAATTCAGGTTGTTTGTAGTGCAATCAAAAGAATAAGAACGCAAAGCAATGGTAACCTGGCTGAAGATATTGCATCTGTTTGTGGTTTTGAAATTGCTGCAATGGCTGGATTTTATATCAAAGCCGCTGAGCTAAAAACCGTTATGGTAATAGATGGATTCATATCCACAGCAGCAGCTCTGATTGCTGAAGTGTTATTTAAAGGCAGCCGCGATTATATGATAGCATCTCATTGTTCAGCTGAACCGGGCCATAAAGTATTATTGAAAAAGCTGCAATTAAAGCCGCTTCTGGATTGGTCAATGCGATTAGGAGAAGGAACGGGTGCTTTGTTGGTCATGCCTTTATTAGATTCCGCAGCGGATGTTATGGCAAAAATGGCAACATTTGAATCTGCGGGGATTAAGCGATGAATAAATACCTGATACTGCCTTTTTTCACTGCTGTACAATTTCTAACCCGAATTCCCGTTCCGAATGGAAGCAAGCCTTCAGAGCAGAAAGTGTTTCAGCGGGTTGTATTATTTATGCCGCTGGTCGGGATGCTGATAGGATTGATTACTGCTGGTATTTTTGTTCTATGTCAGTTTGTATTTAATGCTTTGTTGGCCGCTGCAGTTGCAATTACTGTGGAACTATTTGTCACGGGTGCATTTCATGAAGATGCGGTGGCAGACTACTTTGATGCGTTTGGCGGAGGCTGGACAAAAGATGATATTTTGAGAAAACTAAAGGACAGCAGGATTGGCAGTTACGGAGCAACAGCATTGATTATAGCTCTTGTCTTACGCATACTGGCAATAGCTTCTCTTGATGGAATTCTGTTTCAAATAGTAGTAATTACTGCCTCAGCATCTATAGGACGGCTTGCAACCGTTATTTCAGTTGGACTTTTAAAACCTGTAGAGTCCAGAGAAAGCCTTGCCAAAGAAGCCGGTCATAATGCTAAAATAGCGGATGTCATCATCGCAGTTTTACTGATTTTCCCTGTATTTATTATTTGGGGATATTTAACACCGGCAAAAATGCTGGTTTCACTGGTAGTTATTGCTGTTTTACTGGGTGTTATATTACGAAAAATTCATAAGCTTATTGGAGGCATCACAGGCGATTGCCTTGGTATGATTTGCTACATGGCCCAAATAGTTGTTTTGGTAGTCTCCGCGGCAAGCTGGAGGGGATTAAATTGAAACACACACTTATTCTTATACGTCATGGCCAGGTACATGAAAAATATCAAGGAATCTGTTATGGTGCAAGCGACATTGAACTAAGCGAACTTGGCCAGAAACAGAGCACCAAGGTTGCCGAACAAGTCGGTAAGTATCTAATCGATGCAATATATCACAGCGATCTTAAACGAACGAGCTTTATGGCGAAACTTTTGGCAACTAAATCGAACGCCAAAATCATCACAGACATTCGCCTCAGAGAGAGAAATTTTGGTACGTGGGAACTTAAAAAGTGGGACAGCATTTATGCTGAGAACGGAAATCAGATTAACGGTCTGTTTGAAAACCCTGAATCGTTTGCTCCGCCAAACGGCGAGACAACGTATGCTTTCCGCAACCGAATCATGTCGTGGTACGAAGATATTCCAGAAGAAGGAATTTTCGCGGTAATTGCCCACGGAGGAACCATTGCCGCTTTGCTGGGAACACTGAAAAAACTCCCTGTTAAACAATGGCTTGATCTGATTCCTGAATATGGAAAATATGTTATTTACAATAATTGTATGGAAATTTAAGAGATGAAAAAACACAGTATATTTTTATTAGTTGCCCTATGTCTTGGGGTTTGCTTTGTTGGCGTTTTTATAACTAAGCATAATCAGCCGTCCGCAGAACAAAATAATTTTGTCCCCAGCAGGATAATTTCAATCAACCCAGCAGCTACAGAAATCATATTCGAACTTGGCTGCGACAAAAAACTTATTGCTATTAGCGATTTTTGTAACTATCCACCGGAAACTGAAAATATTGATAAGGTCGGCGGAGTCATTAATCCCAATTTCGAACGTATCAGTGTTCTCAATCCGGATTTTATAATAATTCAAGGTAAATGTGAAGATATAACAGACTTTTGTAACCACAAGAACATCGAATACATAAATATCAACCTCAGAAATATCAGTGAAATATATCAGGGTATATCTGAGCTAGGTAGTAAACTAGGTTGTCCTGCTGCTGCAGAGAAATTATGCGATAAGATCAATAATGAACTTGAAACTATCAAAATTAAACTTTCATCCACGGAAAAGAAAAAAGTATTTTTTTCACTCTACCGAACACCCGGCACCCTTGCAAGCATTACCTCTGTCGGTCCGGATACCTTTTTAGGTGAGCTAATTGAGATTGCGGGGGGAGAAAATATTTTCAGTGACATAGGACAGGATTATCCGGTAATTTCCAAAGAGACGATTATGAAGCGTC is a window encoding:
- a CDS encoding prepilin-type N-terminal cleavage/methylation domain-containing protein, which produces MPYKKKGFTLVELLVVISIIALLLSILLPALGRAREMTRRIVCLSNMRQMLIAVSSYQTNNNDHFPPALLDVYGPNANPYVHYAWDFTRRYNMATNSWDYSPGLIWEGQGIEKIQQCPSFKGPAMWEGDRYTGYNYNTSYLGWAEPVGGWSPSEYIPTARITDIRRPAECAVFGDGQYGDNQANKFMRAPFSNPREKDISDSVRYAGTQGFRHLGKTNVAFADGHCESRKERYTNTRINSEYISDNCGFLSEDNSLYDLE
- the cobT gene encoding nicotinate-nucleotide--dimethylbenzimidazole phosphoribosyltransferase translates to MLNIKEIQTHLDNLTKPPGSLGRLEEVAAKLCFCQQTLKPQTRPRQIVLFAADHGVVEEGVSAWPAEVTELMIDNILSGGAASSVLAKTTQTQLKLVDVGSLCQNKKDSKFYRCVQIAKGTANLAKVPAMTKEQFEKSMQIGKEEAENAVKNGAKILAAGEMGIGNTTAASCLSAILCDVPVENVIGPGAGADDKILSRKIQVVCSAIKRIRTQSNGNLAEDIASVCGFEIAAMAGFYIKAAELKTVMVIDGFISTAAALIAEVLFKGSRDYMIASHCSAEPGHKVLLKKLQLKPLLDWSMRLGEGTGALLVMPLLDSAADVMAKMATFESAGIKR
- a CDS encoding adenosylcobinamide-GDP ribazoletransferase; protein product: MNKYLILPFFTAVQFLTRIPVPNGSKPSEQKVFQRVVLFMPLVGMLIGLITAGIFVLCQFVFNALLAAAVAITVELFVTGAFHEDAVADYFDAFGGGWTKDDILRKLKDSRIGSYGATALIIALVLRILAIASLDGILFQIVVITASASIGRLATVISVGLLKPVESRESLAKEAGHNAKIADVIIAVLLIFPVFIIWGYLTPAKMLVSLVVIAVLLGVILRKIHKLIGGITGDCLGMICYMAQIVVLVVSAASWRGLN
- a CDS encoding histidine phosphatase family protein — protein: MKHTLILIRHGQVHEKYQGICYGASDIELSELGQKQSTKVAEQVGKYLIDAIYHSDLKRTSFMAKLLATKSNAKIITDIRLRERNFGTWELKKWDSIYAENGNQINGLFENPESFAPPNGETTYAFRNRIMSWYEDIPEEGIFAVIAHGGTIAALLGTLKKLPVKQWLDLIPEYGKYVIYNNCMEI
- a CDS encoding ABC transporter substrate-binding protein, producing MKKHSIFLLVALCLGVCFVGVFITKHNQPSAEQNNFVPSRIISINPAATEIIFELGCDKKLIAISDFCNYPPETENIDKVGGVINPNFERISVLNPDFIIIQGKCEDITDFCNHKNIEYININLRNISEIYQGISELGSKLGCPAAAEKLCDKINNELETIKIKLSSTEKKKVFFSLYRTPGTLASITSVGPDTFLGELIEIAGGENIFSDIGQDYPVISKETIMKRQPDIIIEPYSHSAGENCDPNDALKDWSKLGKLDAVINKKLYVIDGDLVLKPGPRVGQAALKLARLIHPELFDE